In the Candidatus Atribacteria bacterium genome, CTGAAAGAAGTTTACCATACGGATAATGAAAACAGTTACAGAATCAGAAAATTAGTTAGTGCTTATGATGATCTGACATCAGCCAGGGTAAGAGTAAAGAATCAGTATTCAGCAATTTATCGCTCAATAGGATTAAAGAAAACAGAAAAGGGACAATATGATAAAAAAGATAAAGCAATGAATTTCATACTGGAACATCAAATAGCAGTAATGAAAACATTGGATGAAGAACGAGAAAAATTTGAAGCTCTCTTCAGGGAAACTGTAAGGAATAATCATATAATAAAACAAATAAAGCAGATTTCAGGATTTGGAGATATACAATCAGTAAGGGCATACGGAATAATAATAGATGCAAGCAGATTCAAGAACAAATATCGTTTATGGTGTTACAGTGGTCTGGCAAAAAATAAAAGAGAAAGCGGTAAAAAAAGTTTTAACAAGAGGGACAAGAGATATTCCAGGAAATTAAAATGTGTTTTCAAAATGGCTACACACGCTGCACTTGGAGGCAAGAATGATATCCGGGAATATTATGAATATCTGCTAACAGAAGGATATACAGAAAAAGATGCAAGAAATACAATTACCCGATACCTGGCAACCTCAGTATATGCAGTAATGAAAAATAAAACAAAGTATGAACCATATCATTGGAGAAAGAAATTAGAGATTAAAGCCGCATAAAAAATATATTTTGACTGAACTGATTTGAGTATGTTTAATAAAAATATCGGATAGTAATTTTAATTCTCTGGGAATGAAGTTCAACATTCGATGTGCTTCAATAAGAAGAAAGCCAAAATGACGGTTAACTCTTCCCAATATTCTAAAA is a window encoding:
- a CDS encoding IS110 family transposase is translated as MKINKTTNNLQLMDLYDYYIAIDWSIDGASIARMRSNSMKVIINNIASNVKSIKEYLKALKGKKILTIEETTGAQWLYVELKDSVDKLIICNPSRNRLLEEGSKTDKIDAGKLCQLLRAGMLKEVYHTDNENSYRIRKLVSAYDDLTSARVRVKNQYSAIYRSIGLKKTEKGQYDKKDKAMNFILEHQIAVMKTLDEEREKFEALFRETVRNNHIIKQIKQISGFGDIQSVRAYGIIIDASRFKNKYRLWCYSGLAKNKRESGKKSFNKRDKRYSRKLKCVFKMATHAALGGKNDIREYYEYLLTEGYTEKDARNTITRYLATSVYAVMKNKTKYEPYHWRKKLEIKAA